A single window of Oreochromis aureus strain Israel breed Guangdong linkage group 5, ZZ_aureus, whole genome shotgun sequence DNA harbors:
- the ppil1 gene encoding peptidyl-prolyl cis-trans isomerase-like 1: protein MSGIPPDTWQPPTVALETTMGTVVVELYWNHAPKTCKNFAELSRRGYYNNTKFHRIIKDFMVQGGDPTGTGRGGASIFGKQFEDELHPELKFTGAGILAMANAGPDTNGSQFFLTLAPTQWLDGKHSIFGRVCQGMGVLNRIGMVETNSQDRPADDIKILRANVSS from the exons ATGTCGGGGATTCCTCCGGACACATGGCAGCCTCCCACAGTGGCTTTGGAGACGAC GATGGGGACTGTTGTGGTGGAGCTGTACTGGAACCATGCACCAAAGACCTGCAAGAACTTCGCAGAGCTGTCCAGAAGAGGATACTACAACAACACCAAGTTTCACCGGATCATCAAAGACTTCATGGTGCAGGGAGGAGATCCCACAGGAACAG GTCGAGGTGGTGCCTCCATTTTTGGCAAACAGTTCGAGGATGAACTACACCCCGAACTAAAATTCACAG GTGCCGGTATTCTGGCGATGGCCAACGCGGGGCCGGACACCAATGGCAGTCAGTTCTTCCTCACCCTCGCACCCACTCAGTGGTTAGATGGAAAGCACAGCATTTTTGGAAGAGTGTGTCAGGGGATGGGAGTGCTGAACCGGATTGGGATGGTGGAGACGAACAGCCAAGATCGTCCAGCTGATGATATCAAAATTCTCAGAGCAAATGTATCCAGTtaa